Proteins found in one Alteromonas macleodii genomic segment:
- a CDS encoding aldose epimerase family protein → MKINVSTFGEVSGKAVNAFTLSNDNGMSVTLLNYGGIIKELYFPNAKGELISCVQTFDTLQGYIDDPSYRGAIVGRYANRIGNGTFTLNGQQYMLDKNGGEHNLHGGHAGFHKKLWQASTQESPDSASVTFTLSSPNGEGGFPGNINVEACYTLDQFNELSLVIKATTDEETPLSFTQHAYFTLSNDEKVGSTLLHIDAKKVTDADSTLLPTGDLVDVADTPFDFTSLSKIEERAKQDNSHPLFDRVGGYDHNYVLQAASGNAPQATVKAPDTGVTMELYTSLPGLQFYTGSLKDSDQLGALCLEPQHFPDAPNKPSFPNCFVKPGETYEETIRYKFSAE, encoded by the coding sequence ATGAAAATCAACGTATCGACATTTGGTGAAGTAAGCGGCAAAGCTGTTAATGCTTTTACTTTAAGCAATGACAACGGGATGTCAGTTACCTTGCTTAACTATGGTGGAATTATCAAGGAACTCTATTTTCCCAACGCGAAGGGCGAGTTGATTAGCTGTGTTCAAACTTTTGATACGTTGCAGGGCTATATTGATGACCCTAGCTATCGCGGTGCAATTGTAGGGCGCTACGCTAATAGAATAGGGAATGGCACATTTACTTTAAACGGCCAGCAATACATGTTAGATAAAAACGGCGGAGAGCATAATCTTCACGGGGGGCATGCCGGCTTTCACAAAAAATTGTGGCAAGCTAGTACTCAAGAATCACCCGATAGTGCCAGTGTGACATTTACCTTATCTAGCCCAAACGGCGAGGGTGGCTTTCCTGGAAATATTAATGTTGAAGCCTGTTATACACTTGATCAGTTCAACGAGTTGTCCCTTGTAATTAAAGCAACGACAGATGAAGAAACACCCCTTAGTTTCACCCAACATGCTTACTTTACGCTAAGTAACGATGAAAAAGTGGGTAGTACACTGCTACATATCGATGCAAAAAAGGTGACGGATGCAGATAGTACGCTGTTGCCAACCGGTGATTTAGTTGATGTTGCTGATACACCCTTTGATTTCACTTCACTTAGTAAAATAGAAGAAAGGGCTAAACAAGACAATTCGCATCCATTGTTTGACCGAGTAGGCGGCTACGATCACAACTATGTGCTTCAAGCAGCTTCAGGAAACGCCCCACAAGCTACGGTTAAAGCACCGGATACCGGCGTTACAATGGAACTATACACTAGCCTTCCTGGGCTGCAGTTTTATACGGGAAGTTTAAAAGACAGCGATCAGCTAGGCGCCCTATGTTTAGAGCCTCAGCATTTCCCTGATGCACCGAATAAACCGTCGTTTCCAAATTGTTTTGTAAAGCCTGGTGAAACTTATGAAGAAACGATTCGATATAAGTTCAGCGCTGAGTAA